One window of uncultured Trichococcus sp. genomic DNA carries:
- a CDS encoding Cof-type HAD-IIB family hydrolase → MIKMIAIDIDGTLVNGEKVMTQKVKETIQEAMRRGIKIVLCTGRPPAGIKPYADELGFGEHEDYIIAQNGAYILRADTNETVYKKTLTLEEVQEIYEFGKGFSAGTLLVGEHHYYSLEDEVTEEMQKDATLVNMEISVLNPEAVTEEMGLMKILYIGEPSEVDVIDSAIPDKMRNAFYIVRSQDFLVEVMEKNSNKGTALIKLADHLGIAIEEVMALGDGENDYEMIQVAGLGVVMSNGTDNLKSIANEITLSNEEDGVAHAIERWAFQN, encoded by the coding sequence ATGATAAAAATGATAGCGATCGATATCGACGGCACGTTGGTCAACGGCGAGAAAGTGATGACGCAAAAAGTAAAAGAGACGATCCAAGAGGCCATGCGCCGCGGCATCAAAATCGTTCTTTGCACCGGCCGACCGCCTGCTGGCATTAAGCCTTACGCGGATGAACTGGGATTCGGAGAGCATGAGGACTACATCATCGCGCAGAATGGCGCCTATATTCTGCGCGCGGACACGAACGAAACGGTCTACAAAAAGACCTTGACGCTTGAGGAAGTGCAGGAAATTTACGAGTTCGGGAAAGGTTTTTCTGCTGGCACGCTGTTGGTCGGGGAGCACCATTACTACAGTCTGGAAGATGAAGTGACGGAAGAAATGCAAAAGGATGCCACGCTGGTCAACATGGAAATCAGTGTATTGAATCCCGAAGCGGTAACCGAAGAGATGGGGTTGATGAAGATCCTTTACATCGGCGAACCGAGCGAGGTGGATGTCATCGATTCGGCAATCCCCGACAAGATGCGGAATGCCTTCTATATCGTCCGCAGCCAGGATTTCCTTGTGGAAGTGATGGAAAAGAACTCGAATAAAGGCACTGCCTTGATAAAACTGGCGGACCATCTGGGGATCGCGATTGAGGAAGTGATGGCGCTGGGGGACGGCGAGAACGATTACGAAATGATCCAAGTTGCCGGTCTGGGTGTCGTGATGTCCAATGGAACCGACAATCTGAAGAGTATCGCGAACGAAATCACCTTATCCAACGAAGAAGACGGCGTGGCCCACGCCATCGAAAGATGGGCATTCCAAAACTAG